TTTACCCCGGTAAAGACGCAGAGGGTTTACACCCAGATCGTGGATCAGATCCTCGATCTGATCAGAGCGGGTGAATTCCCGGATGGGACGCAGTTGCCCCCGGAGCGTGACCTTGCCGAACAATTGGGGGTGAGTCGGGCATCCCTTAGGGAAGCGTTAAGTGCCTTGCAGATACTTGGCTTGGTTGAGACCAAGCCGGGGCAAGGCACTTTTATTTGCGCGGAGAAAATCCCCTCTCTGCTTCAAGTGGAAGCCTCTTGGCTCTACGAAGAAGAAGAAAGCCCCTTCGCTATCCTGCAGGCAAGAAAAACGGTGGAACCCCATATAGCATCCCTCGCGGCGAGACAACGTTCTGACGCAAGTTTAAAGCGGTTAGATGAAATACTGAATTCAGTAGAGGCCGATCCATCCGATCGGATTATCTTCACCGAAGGGGATCGTAAGTTTCACAAAGCCATCGCGGAGGCCACTGGCAACCCCGTGTTGGTGAGCATGATGTCCATTGTGTACGAATTGATGGGGCACAAACTATGGCTGACTCTCATGATGGATTCTACTTTAGCCACTGCAGGACGGGTGCAAGAGGCTCTGGTCGAACATCGGAGGGTGTACGAGGCTATCAAGGCACAAGATGAGACGGCCGCCGCCGACCGAATGAACGAGCATCTGGAAAGAGTCGGGAGACTGATGATGGAAGCCGAACTGGTTCCACTGAAGGAGCCTGTCACTAACCCCAAACAAACTGAGAAACAAGAGGCAAACCGCCTTAACAAAGTCGGTACCTTGAGAGAGGACATAGAAGCAAAATCAAGAATGGGGGGCTGATATGACAACCAAATTGCAAGGGATCTTCACCGTTTTGGTCACGCCGATGACTGCGGCAGAAGAAGTGGACTATAAGACATTGGCGGCGCTTATAGATTACGTGATTGAGGAAGGAGGAGTTCACGGCATTATCCCCCTCGGTAGCACCGGGGAATACTACGCCCTAACCGCAGAAGAACGCAGAAAGGTAGTGGAGGCTACTTTTCAAGCGGTTCGAGGTCGCCGGCCAGTTGTGGTGGGCGCCAATGCTACGACCACACGAGAAGTGATCGAGCATTGTCAGCACGCGGAGAAGTGGGGAGCAGCGGGAGTAATGCTGGCCGCACCATATTACTCGCTGCCCACTGAGGATGAGTTATTCGAGCACTACAAGGCTGTTAACGACGCGATCCACATACCCATCATGCTCTATAACTTCCCGGCGCGGAGCGGTGTGGATCTCAAGCCCAGGTTGGTTCAGCGGTTGGCCGAACTCGATAATGTCCAGTATCTGAAAGAAAGCACTGGCGATATCACCCGAGTCAGCGAGATCATAAGGCTTTGTGGTCATAAGATAACGCTTTTCTGCGGTTACGATAGTCAGGCTTTGGAGAACTTCGTTTTGGGAGCCAAGGGTTGGGTGGCCGGAGCCAGCAATTTCATTCCCAGAACCCACGTCAAATTGTTTGATCTGGCTGTCAACAAGGGCGATTTTAGGACTGCCAGAGAATTGTATTACAAACTCCTGCCTATTCTATCGGTTTTAGAAGGAGGCGGAAAGTACATCCAGTTCGTGAAAGCGTGTTGTGGCTTGGTGGGTCATCCGGTAGGTCCGCCGCGCCGACCGCTATTGCCCGCCACCCCTGACGAAGTCGCTGAACTGGAAAAAGCACTCGACCAAATTAAAGGAGAAGAGAAAGCACACTGACGGATCAATCTTACGCAGGGGTTATATCGTCCTTTCGTTTGTGTGGAGGCGATCTGCGTGAAGACGTGGGCGGTTAAGCAAGAGTCCCCCTCGCTTCATTAAATATTCGAAAGAACACGGCTACAAAACGGAGCACAAGAGGGTATGAAATTTGAAAAGATAATCACAGCCGTGGACTCCCACACAGTTGGGAACGCTGAGAGGGTCGTCATCGGTGGAGTGCCACCTATCCCTGGCGAGACCATGCTCGAGAAGTTGAAGTATGTGCGCGATCACTGGGACCACCTGCGTACATTTCTCGTACATGAGCCCCGGGGGCATAACAACATGTACGCCGCTCTGCTCACCCCGCCCACCGTGGAGGGTGCAGATTTCGGGGTAATTTACCTGGAGCCGGGTGGCTATGCGACCATGTGTGGACATGGGACGATTGCTGTCTGCACCGTGTTGGTTGAGACAGGCATCGTGGAGGCTAAGGAGCCCTTAACCGAGATCGTCCTCGATACCCCAGCCGGGGTGGTGCGAGCCCAAGTAGCGGTGAAGGATGGGTTGGCAGAGTCTGTAACTATCCAGAACGTCCCCTCTTTTCTGTACAAGCCAGACGTAGTAGTAGATGTCCCGGATGTGGGACGGGTGAAGGTAGATATTGCCTATGGCGGCAACTTCTATGCCATCTTGCCAGCGGAGAGTGTGGGATTAGAGATCAGCCCTGAACACGCGAACGAAATCATATCCTGTGGGATGAAAATCTGGAAGGCAGTGAATGAGCAGGTGGAGATCCACCACCCTGAAGAGCCGGAGATAGATTGCGTGAACTATGTGGAATTCTCGACTCAGGCTACTGACCCGCGAGCAACGATGAAGAATGCGGTGGTCGTGCCGCCAGGGGGTATAGACCGCTCCCCCTGTGGGACCGGGACGAGCGCGAAGATGGCGACGTTGTACGCGAAGGGAGCGCTTGGCCTAAACGAAGAATTCATTCATGAGAGCATCATAGGCAGCCTGTTCTACGGCAAACTGATTGAGGAGACGAAAGTGGGCGAATACAAAGCAGTAGTCCCCACCATTCGAGGCAGTGCTTATATCATGGGGATTCAGCAGTTCGTGCTCGACCCCAGGGACCCATTCCCCGCCGGATTCTTTCTGGGACGGAAAGAAAAGTTGTACGGGGTTGGATTTGAGTCTTAGGTTCCCGCGTTCACATCGGCTCGACGGGAAAGGTAACGCCTGATTGGAAACAGGGGGTTGGAGACGAGGGAGGCATAAGGAAGGATGAGATTCAAAAGGATAATCACGGCCATAGACTCCCATACCGAGGGTGAGCCAGCGAGAGTGGTGATCGGGGGAATCCCTTATATCCCCGGTAATACCATGTTTGAGAAAAAGAGATTCGGGGAGCAGCACCTCGATCATCTACGCACCATGCTTATGTATGAACCTCGGGGACATAGCGCCATGTCTGGGTCCATCATCACCCAGCCGACCGTTAAGGAGGCTGACTTCGGAATTGTCTTCATCGAGGTCAGCGGTTGGTTGCCCATGTGTGGCCACGGAACCATTGCTGCCTGCACCGTGCTGGTGGAAGCGGGCCTCATAGAAGCACGAGAGCCGGTCACCAAAATCGTACTGGACACCCCGGCGGGCATCGTAAGAGCAGAGGTGCAGGTGAAAGATGGGGCGGTGAAGGGAGTGACTATATGGAATGTCCCTTCCTTCTTGTACAAATCTGACGTGGAAGTGGATGTCCCCTCCTTAGGAAGAGTCAAGTTGGACATCGCTTGGGGGGGCAACTTCTACGCTATCCTGCCGGCAAAGAGCGTGGGCCTAGATGTATCACCGGAGCACACGATGGACCTCATTCATTGCGGCCGCAAGATCAGGCAAGCCGTCTATGAGCAGATCGAGGTGGCGCACCCCGAAAATCCCCTGATCGATCGCGTCACCCATGTGGAATTCTCGGCCCCACCGACTCACCCGAAGGCGACCATGAAAAACGCGGTCATTTACGGGCCTGGTCAGGTGGATCGTTCTCCTTGTGGGACTGGCACGTCAGCCAAGATGGCCACTCTCTACGCCAAAGGAGAACTGGGCTTGAATGAGGAGTTCGTGCACGAAAGCATCATCGGCAGCCTCTTCTATGGGAAACTGGTCGAAGAGACTCGGGTGGGCTCGTATCCCGCTGTGGTGCCAACTATCAGTGGCCGAGCCTATGTGATGGGCATCCAACAGTTTGTCCTTGACCCAGAAGACCCCTTCCCAGCCGGATTCTAT
This portion of the Chloroflexota bacterium genome encodes:
- a CDS encoding FadR family transcriptional regulator; its protein translation is MVFTPVKTQRVYTQIVDQILDLIRAGEFPDGTQLPPERDLAEQLGVSRASLREALSALQILGLVETKPGQGTFICAEKIPSLLQVEASWLYEEEESPFAILQARKTVEPHIASLAARQRSDASLKRLDEILNSVEADPSDRIIFTEGDRKFHKAIAEATGNPVLVSMMSIVYELMGHKLWLTLMMDSTLATAGRVQEALVEHRRVYEAIKAQDETAAADRMNEHLERVGRLMMEAELVPLKEPVTNPKQTEKQEANRLNKVGTLREDIEAKSRMGG
- the dapA gene encoding 4-hydroxy-tetrahydrodipicolinate synthase — encoded protein: MTTKLQGIFTVLVTPMTAAEEVDYKTLAALIDYVIEEGGVHGIIPLGSTGEYYALTAEERRKVVEATFQAVRGRRPVVVGANATTTREVIEHCQHAEKWGAAGVMLAAPYYSLPTEDELFEHYKAVNDAIHIPIMLYNFPARSGVDLKPRLVQRLAELDNVQYLKESTGDITRVSEIIRLCGHKITLFCGYDSQALENFVLGAKGWVAGASNFIPRTHVKLFDLAVNKGDFRTARELYYKLLPILSVLEGGGKYIQFVKACCGLVGHPVGPPRRPLLPATPDEVAELEKALDQIKGEEKAH
- a CDS encoding proline racemase family protein, giving the protein MKFEKIITAVDSHTVGNAERVVIGGVPPIPGETMLEKLKYVRDHWDHLRTFLVHEPRGHNNMYAALLTPPTVEGADFGVIYLEPGGYATMCGHGTIAVCTVLVETGIVEAKEPLTEIVLDTPAGVVRAQVAVKDGLAESVTIQNVPSFLYKPDVVVDVPDVGRVKVDIAYGGNFYAILPAESVGLEISPEHANEIISCGMKIWKAVNEQVEIHHPEEPEIDCVNYVEFSTQATDPRATMKNAVVVPPGGIDRSPCGTGTSAKMATLYAKGALGLNEEFIHESIIGSLFYGKLIEETKVGEYKAVVPTIRGSAYIMGIQQFVLDPRDPFPAGFFLGRKEKLYGVGFES
- a CDS encoding 4-hydroxyproline epimerase, giving the protein MRFKRIITAIDSHTEGEPARVVIGGIPYIPGNTMFEKKRFGEQHLDHLRTMLMYEPRGHSAMSGSIITQPTVKEADFGIVFIEVSGWLPMCGHGTIAACTVLVEAGLIEAREPVTKIVLDTPAGIVRAEVQVKDGAVKGVTIWNVPSFLYKSDVEVDVPSLGRVKLDIAWGGNFYAILPAKSVGLDVSPEHTMDLIHCGRKIRQAVYEQIEVAHPENPLIDRVTHVEFSAPPTHPKATMKNAVIYGPGQVDRSPCGTGTSAKMATLYAKGELGLNEEFVHESIIGSLFYGKLVEETRVGSYPAVVPTISGRAYVMGIQQFVLDPEDPFPAGFYLGEKDELFGGI